The DNA segment AATTTCAGACTAAACTTGTCATAAATATGCACGGCAAATTGAAAACATCCACTTTGTAGCTGTTTTTGTCACATATGCTCAGttacttctgttgtcttttgtagttttacccccccccccccccaaaaaaaaacaaactgagtttttagaggagaaaaaaaaaatctggattttatttttggccaaagttGTGCAGCCCTAGCTCAGTATCTACTCTTGAAATATGCGTCTTATATTCACATATGGATATTTTGAGAAAAAGTactaaaaaacaacataaatcacAGTTTAATCTCATCAGAAATACTTTACTTTTCCTCCAAGATATGATTAAGAAAAGGATCACCAGTTATCCCCAAAATTATTTTCAAACAAATAAAAGGTTGTTCTACCAGTGATATAAAAGCTTATAAAATACGTAACTCTGATGCAACAAAATGATTCTGAGAGGAAAACATCTGTGACTGAATAAAAGGAGGTATTTTAACACAGACTGAACtttgggaccaatgcattagctttttgttttatttgcttgatTATTTTAGGTCAGAAGAACTTTATGTTGTTACACAAAAACAACGAATACACAACACAGATATAAAAAGAACTCTAATGTGATGTAAAATGAGAAGGTGGGGGATGATGATATTTAAGAACAGATAACTGTGTCTCAGCAAAACATCCCAGTGTTACAGCATTAGACGATTATCTTCAGCTACAGTGACCATTAACGCAATGAAAGCAGTTTTTGTTGAACAAATACTTTATGAAAATTGAAACCAGTGTGGATTTATGCaattctgagtaaaaaaaaaaatctccttttagaaagtaaatgaaaataagagaaaaacatACATTCGTATTTGAACAAGAGAAATAACCATTTTAGATGAAATTTCAGACCAAACTTATGATAAAAATGCACGGCAAATTGAAAACATCCACTTTGTAGCTGTTTTTGTCACATATGCTCAGTTACTTCTGTTATCTTTTGaagttttacccaaaaaaaatcgaaaatcaagtttttagaggaaaaaaaaatctggattttatttttggccaaaattgtgcagctttAGCTCAGTATCTACTCTTGCGCCTTATATTCACATATGGATATTTAGTGAAAAAGTACTAAAAAACAACATCTATCCAGTGTGAGTTGAGACAGTTTACTCTATTTAAGGCCTTTTCTCAGTAACCTCCCATTGAAGAGCCACCTTGTACATCCTTCTAAGTCATATGATCTGCATCAGACCTGTTTTCTGGGTTCTGGGTTTGAGGACTCACCTTCCAGACTCTCCTGAGCGCCTGAGGACAGATTTCCCGACTGGAGCTGGTCGTGGAGGAACTGGATGATGGAGAAGGCGAGACGCTTTGTGTCTGTCATGTTTGAAGGAGGTTCAGACCTCTCTGTGTTATCTGATGGAGGGAAACCCTGCACACAACAGATGGACAAAGATATGACCCTGAACCAACCGCCCTTTACTGTAAACTTTACCCTTAAAGCACATATACAGAGTTTGGAACACTAACCAACTGCAAATTGCAATCATTTCTGAAtcccattttcattttttgccaTGTTGTGACCATAAGAGGAGGTTAAAACCACAGATATACACAGATTTCATTTTGTAGAtgaagaaattaaatgaacaaaaacagacactATCACAAAATTAGTGACTACAGATGTGTTTTTTGTGCATATCTGTTGTTTCATACTGTATGCCATTTTCATCATGTTGTGAATATGATGTTATGAATAACTTAAAGCCATAAAAAACCATCTGGATTCTTCAACatcaacaaaaaattgcctttaacccatgaagacccagagctacttttgtggcaactcaaaaatattttttttcctcaatatttggcttttcttaagtgattgatttattattattattctatgttttgtgtttttttcagtgaaaatcagggatTTTCCTTGAtctcatttactgatcatgtagatgttcacaaaaactcaaGAGGACAGTtcatattatatcagaaacagagaaaactggagaaagtaCAACTTTTTCAGCAGAAACAACAATAACTGAAAGTAgcaataagtgtgtccatccactgtcattgatccaactccatgggttttactggtgaatcaatgttatagaagatgatggtgtttccacggtaaccatgcagcgtctgaacttccaaatgggtcatatctgatgaccatgaaaagatgaatggctgtattttacaacaattacttATATAGATtgatggatcagaagttattaaacatttagatcagtaggtggttttggttaccagtggctgtttgggtcttcatgggttaaactggAAAGAAAGGATGATTTCTGTGCATATAACTACGAAAAGGGTTCAACCTGTActgttctcttttactttattttaattgattattatttatgttttattgattatgttttaattgtaattgtatgtttttaacttgtctctttttcatttttgtaaagcactgtgaattgccctgtgtatgaattgtgctatacaaataaatctgccttgccttgccttgcaatATGTGATAACggatactgactgaaaaatggaAACACTTACTGTGGTAAAATATTTAGAGCTTCATCACCCTGGGCTCTGAGGAAAAGACTCGAGAGAAAGTCTGGATTTCATGCCAATACTGATTATGTTAACACTGTCATTAAGTCCCATGAATCAAGCACCttccattttcacattttctatgAATGTCCAAGAATTAGACCTTACTGCATTGAAACGATAAAAATGATTAACACCATAATGGGGTTTGAGATTAAACAggatttctgcacagtttatcttggaaatctaccacccacagtcaattctagagacaaatacctgattaatataacgatggcagcctgtaaaaaagccataacaacCAGCCATAACTGAGTGAAGAACCcacaacaaagaaggaatggattggaattattaaagaaatatacaatatggaaaaacAAACTTTCTGCTTAaaccataatttggacaaatttactaattactggctaaaatggacatctatcccagaagatgtgacacCCCAATAGTACaacaccttgtttttctcatgagaaatacacatagatctcaacatctgtgttttactatcaacatgtgtaaatatgaattccactgtgcacaaatgtttatgaaaatgatggatgtaattatgtcagcaggtgtacaggacatgatctgatgcaacatgagaatatatctgaatgatctgacatggactgaaacaggacaatacccaaactaactcaaccctcGTATCATAATGGGATAACATTGAGACTCACTGACCCACTTCTTAATCgttgtattttaagtttttgatactgccctgtctgtgcttattgacgtctcttgtttcatacgtctttacttttttgttttattgtttgttttttaaaaaatgtaaaatctgttaaaataaagtatataaaaaagcACCTTCCATTCCTCTTCCCTGTTTATAAGTTCACCTGTTTGAGGCCAGTCTGTCAGTAACAGGACCAGATCAAATGTTATCCACATTATTCATTATGCTACTTATGACTCTTTCTGCTCAGTAACACAGACACACTTAGCTCTGTTTGGCCTGTAGAATATTCTAGCAGCTGATGTCATGTTTACCTCAGCATGACTGTAATGCATTGCTAACAGTAGCCTGCTAACATTAGCCACACTTTAATCACAGTCAAACAAACTAGTCCAAAGATAACAAGGGGGGAAAACGTATAATTATCCAGATAACTAAACTACCTCTTCGTAACAGGTGACATTGAATTTAAACCCACTTCCCTTTAACCTTACAGTATTCCAGCATTTGTTAGCTTAGCATGCTAACATGCAACACCAGCCAAAACACGGTACAATGCCTCTTTAGCTTCATTGTTATGCACTGTTAGATGTTCCGAACTTCAATTAAATGCAGCCAAATTCACGTATTTATGCGAAACGAAATGAGAAACTGTCAATACAGCAAGATTTTTCACGGTGAATAAAGCTACAAGGATATGTATTCAATTACTGCATCTCTCTGAGTGATCGGGGACAATCCGCACATCAATTATAATAACTTTATCGATGGATTTTGTGTTTCTTGACGATCGTTTAAAATCAGAATTGAATATTtaagaggaaaaacaaaagcGACAACAGAAGGCTGAATTTTATGTGTTGGTGTGAACATATGGGTTAAACTTCAGCCGAATTAACACACCAGTGCCTGTGGATGATGACAtgtctttctttctgatgtaaatGACACAGTGTTTCAATCTGAAGGTGTTTAATGTTGTTTGGTCATAGTTTTCAAAGGGGTCTGGCATGACGTGTTCTCGACACGATGCTAACAGCTACCAACCTACTCATTCACATTAGAGTCCTGCCACGGTTCTGTCGTGTAAATAAACGACACACGGTACCAAATCGAATACTGCAATAGAATAAAGAGTCTTTCTTACCAGCTGTCTTTGTATTTCAGGCGCTGTTTTACCCGTTGAAGGATAAGTGACTTTAATTGTCGAACAACCGTAACCGTCACACTATTAGCTACTTAACCAGTCGCACGGTTATGACGTAATAGGTAAGGGCGGCCGTGCATGCGCAGTAGGTTTGCACTTTTAGAAAGCTTTTAAAGAATATTTATGTAttctttttaagtattttattgtCTCTTTGCACaagttttatttgttatttattttttgtctttttttttaaattatacaatGGAAGAACCTGAATAAGAACCATGGATATGTCACGAGAATTAATAGATGAACAACCAGgaattacattatttatttatttatttagaacatgcacataaacaaaataaaacaaaacgaagcaaattaagacaaaaacaaaataacatttaaatgaacaaaatctttcttccagcacatacaagtctgaattttgcatggttgaaaaggagcaggaagaagcataaacttatttaatcccatcccacagtgcttttacacctttatcactaacttaatacaagaatcaaacaatacaattttcctaattttagcatcgaaccacagcAAATAcgtaatgcagtaactgaattatacacaacgaaaatgttcatggcagtaatTAGTTTCTATTGATACTGAGCATATTTTATAtgagttttttcttcttcttcttcttcttctttttatttctttgaaATCCATTTGACATATATAATTTGACATATATAATGTCAAATATTTTCAACTTTTACATCTGTTTctgcttttctacttttttttttttaacactgtggAGAGAAACGTCCAAATTTCGTTGTGTTATACTGTACAATGACTAAGGAATTGTGTTCTccattctattatattctattaaAATTTTCATTTGAAGTAAATCTCTGTAATATATACTTCTAATCGATTTGTGTACTGACCGGATATTGAGTCTCTAGGAAGACATGtctgttttaataaaataatatattttgtttcatgtttgatataataattctTTTAAAGctgttattttacagaatttatttcttattaaattattaaatgaaCCATTTCCAGGAAGGGGTGTACGTCATTCCAGTACGTCAACGTAGTGACGTAGCAGTAAACGTGCCGTGCTTACGTCTCTGTAGCAGCAATGGGTCGTGTTTGCTAACCATGATCTGCTTTTCCAGCAGAATTTGATCTTATACTCTCTGTCTTACATTAAATTTATAGAAAATACTTAAAACGACAACTGAGACAACGGACGGTTTCCCAGGAAGACGTTTAAACTCCGGCAAGAAGCGATAAGAACATCTACAGCTTTGGTTTGTTAAAACATACCAACGAATCCCGTTAAATGTTTTGGAAAGTCGAtataaatgttattattttacagtttagaatgattttattacaatttttatgaaCTCTGGTGAATGTTTAGGATATTTCGATAAATTCGGCTCGAAAATATTACACGAGACTGTAAGTAATTAGTAATAAATTAATAAGTTAACTTGTTAGCATTGTTAGTTTAGTCCTGAATCTGAGAAAAAGATGCTCATCAGTCAAATACAGAAGTGTATTTTGAAAAGTTGAGTATTTTCCTATACATCTCAAGATTTTACATAATGTGTATCCGTCCAACACTATTTTGTCTCGATTTTCTGacgtggaagaaatatgtaacttttgtcattgtTGTCCTGAAACTATTCTACACTGTTTCTTTCTGTGTCAACACTCTTCtgacttctggtctaaaattgaaaaatatatcatatctaaaagtaatgaaaaaataactataacacctcaaaatgtaattacgtattttgaacatgacattcgtaatttagaatttgttgtaaattggatcattttatttggaaaattgcatgtacacagaaataaatataccaaaacacacccaaatttttaaaatcttcctgatgtaatttgaaaaatatattaaattaaatctttagaatttatctttaacaaaaaaagcactagcaccttgacaatttataaagaattctttaaaatagactgaacactctgatgcatttatttatttatttatttgtgttagttatattgtttttttttcatactattatttgtctattctgccttgtgtctttaaatcgataaatttttttcttaaatgtatttgttcaaatgctttttctttttgacatcttgatgtttgttcaaaatttatgttttGTATACTTGAATATTTTCAGTAAagttgagggggaaaaaagttgGGTAATTTCCTCTCCAAAGTGAAGAGAAACTCTTTTTAATATGGAAATAAATTGTATCtaatgtttttttcctgtttgaatGCTTCAGAAATgcaagttaattaaaaaaaaatcagtctcagtgaaggtttttgtttgtttcagatgcAGGAGGAGGTGTTGACTTGATCAGTAAAATGAATCTGGGTTCTAAGGGAAAGAAGCGGTCGGTCCTCCCCAGCCGTCCTGACCCCCCCACTGTGGACCAGATCCTGGAGGACATCAGTCAGGCTCCGTCCAACGATCCCATCTTCAGCATCCTGGAGAAGATTGGCCAAGGTGGATTCACAGCCCCGCCCTGTCATCAGTTTTTGGACCATCCTCATCCTCTCCTTCATCAGTTCCTTCATGTTGCTCCCTGTTTTCTGTCCTCTCCTTAGATTCACCCCGATCGTCTCCAGACAGCGACACCGAGCTGAAGTTCCAACAGTGTCGGCGGTTCGTGGAGTTGAACCAGCAGCTTCAGGAGGCTCAGAAGCGGCTGCTGCTTCAGAGGGCAGAGCTTCAGACGGCGGGAGAGCAGCTGGAACGGGATgtggcagaggtcaaaggtcgagCGCTCTGACTCTGCAGCACCTCTGACTGGGACGTTCCTCCTTTCCTCCGAGTGTTGTGATCGGAGGCTCAGCTGACTTTAACACctgacactgacctttgacctcatctGATGAATGGGACTAAATGTAGAGACTCAGTGGGCTctgatggtgcattcaggtgcagaATGAAGTGTTCATGTTTGTTTAAACTGGACGCCTCATTCAGAAACATTCGACTGTTTCTTTACAACTGCAGATTTTTGATTGGATTTTGTCTTAATtatattattgtgtttattttaatcaAGGAATATCAAACACACCATGGAcatatgtatgtttaaataaataaaataaaagacaatgAGAACGGCAGCAGATCaaaccaaacacagacacagttcTACCTTCATGTGCAGGAGAAGAGAAGTCAGTTTGATGGATTTTACTAACGCTTAACTAACCTCTTCCAGGGGTGGTGGTTAATTTTGAGGGCTCATATTCAGTCACAATGGCGCCATCTGCTGGACTTCACTTGGGTTGGACAAATGCATGCTGTCAACGCACTGACTGACAAAACTATGCCTGAAAATCTGAGGTTTACCAAAgatagttacctccaccaggaggtattgtgatcactttgcttcgtgtgtttgtttgtttgttagcaactttaggggaaaactcttccacccatctttcccacatcttccccacagataggcctaggccctgggaccaacccattcaattttgggccaaacAGGCCAaaattcaaggtcacagcaaggtcacaacatctacaattttcctatctgtcattattgagcaattttcgaaaattcataaaaatttccaaacgactccgattagcctgcaatttgatccacccgtagcttagaacaatatcttgtatctggcacaaaattgtccacatccactgtggaatgtggactctgtggacatttacatttaacattgaaaatcccatttaccacacatttaaaattagaactcaacaaatgttgattggaatttaatataattggacagacacatgactggtaccaagatgcaactttttctgctgaatggaacaacctggaaactgttgaatttaaaaagaaatggtcgatccacacatgcatattgttcagggtgcttggtggaggtttgcgttctctgaacacttgtttgataTGCACTGCTctgaaaacatttattttcatccCACAATGCATTAGTGTCATCATCTTTTGTGTAATTCACAGTAGAAGTTAGCACAGATTACACGCTTTTGGTGACACTGAAACTGGATCCATGACGATAAACCTGGTGGTCACCTGACTACACAGTAAATTTCACATAATACACTgtagaaaattatatatatgagGAAGATGAGGAAAGAGTATGTAAAGGCAGAATATACAGAGAAAATAAGGCTCTTTGTTGACAATGTATTATTCTTTTCCCTCATCTTCTCATGACTGAaataagaaacaaataaaaaaaattaaaaaagttttGAGGGTGCCTGTGTGTGTAAAAGGAGCCATTTTCCACTGCCTTGTTTACGTCCAATAAACTTTCAgaacatcaaaaaataaaaaattaaagttcCACTATTAGTTTTTCTATTTAAATCGGTTTTATCCAAAAACTTGAAACGAAACCAAAAATAGTGAATTCACTGTTTTTCCCATCAATTCATTTTCAGAATAGTTCtaggttaatttattaatcatgtaatagttttagcACTACTGTCGATGAACAGGGACTTTAAGTGTCATTTCATAGATTAAATGTTATTCTAAACTTTATTAAGTTAAACAAGTCCATCTTTTCTTCATCTGCGTTGTTTTACATCAGCATCATGTTCAGTTATTCCACCTTAAATGCTTCAGTTCAGCCTTAACAAACCTGAAAAGATTCACGTTAACATTTAATAAATAAAGTCATCAATGTTTATAGTAATTTCAGTTTAgcgtaaaaactataaaaaaggCCGACAGCAGTTTAATGAAACACGTCACTTTTTATTGGATGAAAACATTTATCATGACACACCTGTCGCTTTACCTATTTCACACAGCGCCATACGCCTCTGCGACCTCGTTCACACAAGGAATGCTGGGAAAATGGAGTTAGATTACAAAAATGGTCTTTAGCTTTGTCAACAATGAATCTGTTTAAGAGAAAAAATTGatgtgctgtgttttttttttttttttttttttttttaaggatttttaACTTTTAAGAGTCAGAGAAGTTAAATATTCTGTAGTTTAGTGTGACTTCCTGTTGCCTGGCGTGAACGAGGTTGCCAGCGGCGATGGCGATGACCTCCAGGACCTTCTAACGGACCTTAAACATGAAGCCAAATTCCCCGTTTTGATCTTTACTGGTTACATCTGGTTCAATGCATCTGTGAAAAGACACGAAGGGGCTGTTACAGTGATTTTCCATCAGAATCTGTAAAAGTTCAACATTTCTGAGCTCAGATAAAAGATCTGTGAAAGAGTATTAAAGCCACACTGACATGGACGGGTGTCTGGTACACaggagaaaaaaatcatattgtggGAAAAAGTCATAATATTCCGAAATTAAGCAGTAATTTTATCTATGTGGACTTTAATGAAACAACAAAACTATATTTATCACACTGGTGCGTTTGGGTCGGCTGGGAATTTTGACAACTCTCACAATATTGAGCCTTTTTCCTCATAAAAATACCATGTTTTTCTAGTATAATTACCCACGTTTTCTCATAACATTCATCTTATTTGTCCTCAGTGTGGTTTTAACGCTCtatgacagagacagacacagttTTTGAAATGATGTTCGTAAATAATTTCAACGCCTGTGGTTGTTGTCGTGTAACCATGTGATCATTTGTATGATGTTACATGTTATTAAAAAAACTAAAGGTGATAAATGATGAGCATATATTCTGCGCTGTTAACTTTTGGCTTGTGAATTTGCATTTTTATCCAAACATATGTCCAAAAACACAGCAATTATATAGTtttttgctttaaccctttcatgcatgaattatgaaaaaaagtatctagaattttttggattgattttattactcaaaattagcctaaagttgaaatgcattttgatttatttattttttttaatattgtttatttattcatggtcatcagatatgacccatgtggacattcaaaggctctgtggttaccgtggaaacactgtcatcttctacaacattgattccccagtaaaacccatggagttggatcagcgacagtggatggaaacactgggtttatgttcagttaatgatagattttactgacaaagtccctttttcttcagttttctctgtttctgatataataaccctcaactttactctgagctttaatgaacatttacatgatcagtgaattaaatacagcaaaatacctgattgtcactgaaaaaatgctaaataaagaagacaatattacaataaatggtgataaatcacttaagaaatgttaaatacggagaaaaatccatttgggaactgacactaaagtaacactgggtctttatgggttaaattatgcgtccataaatgtggacatcatgcatgaaagggttaaatttgcacAATATGTCTATACACgttttatttttgacacttgAAATGTGCAAAGTGATTTTTATTAGacctttttttgctgtttttacacaAAATACCCAATCACAGGCATTGAAATGAGCCTCATTTTCAACGTAAACCCCTCTAATCCTCACTGTAACCTTAACACTTTGGATGAACTCATTGAATACTGTTGTAGATTATCGTTATAGTTGTATTTTAATGCTTTAAAATGGCCGGTTGGACTTAAAGGTTTGCATTCAGAGGCTACTTGGGTTTTCTTCATATTCAGATCATGCTTAGGAGACACAGTAGGATGGTAATAGAAGAGAGAAAAAGAACCAACAGCCCCTTACAGTGGATTCAACCTCACATCATCCATcactttgctgcttttttttttttttttgatctttGATCTCTGAGCGAACATGGAAGAGTGATGGTACAACTACGGGTAATAATCATCGTCTTTATATTCGACTTCATCTCGACCTATCACTACTTTTACAGCAACACAGTTAAGCAGATATTAACACGTTAGAAAGACTTCCAGTGGATAAATTCTGTAAGGATACAACATCTCCTCGACCATCTTCAGGAAATACTCAAACAGCGAAAAAGTACCTGAATCTAGTAGCAAACACAAATATAATGTCATCGCATTCGGTTAATGGAGGCATGTAGTGGCTGTATCTACACCCACggacagtttatatcagtataCGTCTTTGTGGCACTAGATTACAGATGGCTAGGTGATGCTCGTCAGCTTTAAGAAAAGGAatccttcagtccagtgtacacAATGTTAA comes from the Sphaeramia orbicularis chromosome 4, fSphaOr1.1, whole genome shotgun sequence genome and includes:
- the c4h19orf25 gene encoding UPF0449 protein C19orf25 homolog translates to MNLGSKGKKRSVLPSRPDPPTVDQILEDISQAPSNDPIFSILEKIGQDSPRSSPDSDTELKFQQCRRFVELNQQLQEAQKRLLLQRAELQTAGEQLERDVAEVKGRAL